In one window of Oligoflexia bacterium DNA:
- a CDS encoding cupin domain-containing protein → MKTVQLKDVIQFSPEKMQTLTMFKSKRLHTELACFEPGQAQKSSILPDQDRTYVILEGRSRFTVGRTTREYEAGTAIHVNAGQEHGVINIGEQKMVILIATSIPQKK, encoded by the coding sequence GTGAAAACAGTTCAACTCAAAGACGTGATTCAATTTTCGCCAGAAAAAATGCAAACCCTGACCATGTTTAAGTCCAAACGTTTGCATACCGAGTTGGCTTGTTTTGAGCCAGGTCAGGCGCAAAAATCTTCCATTTTACCGGATCAAGATAGAACCTATGTTATTTTAGAAGGCCGGTCACGTTTTACTGTGGGTAGAACCACACGTGAATATGAAGCCGGAACGGCCATCCATGTTAATGCAGGTCAAGAACACGGCGTGATTAATATTGGTGAGCAAAAAATGGTAATTTTGATTGCTACGTCTATTCCACAAAAAAAATAA
- the queG gene encoding tRNA epoxyqueuosine(34) reductase QueG yields the protein MKSTTQHSQKIKDHVLKQGFDKVGLCAPQDVQSYAAYLNWVDKGFAGNMHYMAEQERKQKRQNVQKLMPKCQTVLMASISYKPKEENVQNYEAKIARYAWGKDYHKLLKKKLKQAMQTFMEEQELEFDYKIYVDTGPILERDYAVQAGLGWIGKNTCLIDTHLGSYTLLACVLLNLELMPDPPMLRQHCGTCTRCLDACPTDAFEAPYVLNANKCISYHTIENRDEDLPNNIAENLEGWMIGCDICQEVCPWNRKAPAHNKEAFIPKTHVGLSIQDIQNMDEASFKQHFAGTSLYRTGLKKIKMTAKSSKKF from the coding sequence ATGAAAAGTACAACACAGCACAGCCAAAAAATTAAAGACCATGTTTTAAAACAAGGCTTTGATAAAGTGGGTTTGTGTGCACCGCAGGATGTGCAAAGCTATGCTGCTTACCTTAATTGGGTCGACAAAGGTTTTGCTGGCAACATGCATTACATGGCTGAACAAGAGCGTAAACAGAAACGACAAAATGTTCAAAAACTCATGCCCAAGTGCCAAACTGTTTTAATGGCCAGTATATCTTACAAACCCAAAGAGGAAAATGTACAAAATTATGAGGCAAAAATAGCACGTTATGCTTGGGGTAAAGATTATCACAAACTGTTGAAAAAAAAATTAAAGCAAGCCATGCAAACCTTTATGGAAGAACAAGAACTTGAGTTTGACTACAAAATCTATGTCGATACCGGGCCAATTTTAGAACGCGATTACGCTGTACAAGCGGGCTTAGGGTGGATTGGCAAAAACACCTGTTTGATTGATACGCACTTGGGATCTTATACTTTATTAGCTTGTGTACTGTTGAATCTGGAATTGATGCCAGACCCACCCATGCTCAGACAACATTGTGGAACCTGCACCCGTTGTTTGGATGCTTGCCCAACAGACGCTTTTGAAGCTCCTTATGTGCTCAATGCCAATAAGTGTATTTCTTATCACACAATAGAAAATAGAGATGAAGACTTACCCAACAATATTGCTGAAAACTTAGAGGGGTGGATGATAGGCTGTGACATTTGCCAAGAAGTCTGCCCGTGGAACAGAAAGGCCCCGGCACATAATAAAGAGGCGTTTATACCTAAAACCCATGTGGGTCTAAGTATACAAGATATTCAAAATATGGATGAAGCCAGTTTCAAGCAACATTTTGCCGGGACCAGTCTATACAGAACAGGTTTAAAGAAAATAAAAATGACCGCTAAAAGTAGCAAGAAATTTTAG
- a CDS encoding serine/threonine protein kinase — protein sequence MSHQEKSTTHSSLVWGKETQYFFELGPDQILNAIEQQGYICTGRCFALNSFENRVYEIEIESDDKTPLAHKKVAKFYRPGRWSKAQILEEHAFLLDLQKNEIPVVAPEIFPDATTLKTTDTGIHFCVFPKVGGRLLEEPNTDDYLQLGRLVARIHQVGQSQSFAHRYQLNEKSFALDHLQFLTQEWQEFPMHHAQKFSSLVTDIAHYAQPLFAQFTSIRLHGDCHFGNILKNQEQVFFVDFDDCIAAPEIQDLWLLAKVTEAKPFTNPDFNILIEGYEQIRPFNPAQAQLAAPLRAMRMIHFSAWIARRWQDPSFPQAFPEFNSEKYWQEQINELENIVQNFH from the coding sequence GTGTCTCACCAAGAAAAATCAACCACCCATTCATCCTTGGTTTGGGGCAAAGAAACTCAGTATTTTTTTGAACTTGGCCCCGATCAAATTTTAAATGCTATAGAACAACAAGGTTATATCTGTACTGGCAGATGTTTTGCCTTAAACAGTTTTGAAAACCGAGTGTATGAAATAGAAATTGAAAGCGATGACAAAACGCCTTTGGCCCATAAAAAAGTAGCCAAATTTTACCGCCCCGGTCGCTGGAGTAAAGCACAAATCTTAGAAGAACATGCCTTCTTATTAGACTTACAAAAAAATGAAATCCCCGTGGTTGCGCCTGAAATTTTTCCAGATGCTACCACTCTAAAAACAACCGACACTGGCATTCACTTTTGTGTTTTTCCAAAAGTGGGTGGCCGTTTACTGGAAGAACCCAATACCGATGATTATTTACAGTTGGGACGTCTGGTGGCAAGAATACATCAAGTGGGTCAAAGCCAATCTTTTGCTCATCGTTATCAGCTCAATGAAAAAAGCTTTGCCTTGGATCACTTGCAGTTCTTGACTCAAGAATGGCAAGAGTTCCCCATGCATCATGCACAAAAGTTTTCTAGCTTGGTCACAGATATTGCTCATTATGCCCAACCCTTATTTGCACAATTTACGTCTATCCGTCTGCATGGAGATTGTCATTTTGGTAATATTTTAAAAAATCAGGAACAAGTGTTTTTTGTTGATTTTGATGACTGTATTGCTGCCCCTGAAATTCAAGATCTGTGGCTTTTAGCCAAAGTTACAGAAGCTAAACCTTTTACCAATCCAGACTTTAACATACTGATAGAAGGTTATGAACAGATCAGACCCTTTAATCCAGCGCAAGCACAACTGGCAGCTCCCTTAAGAGCCATGCGCATGATTCATTTTTCTGCCTGGATTGCCAGACGTTGGCAAGATCCGTCTTTCCCACAAGCCTTCCCAGAATTCAACAGTGAAAAATATTGGCAAGAGCAAATTAACGAACTAGAGAATATTGTTCAGAACTTTCATTAA